One genomic segment of Desulforamulus reducens MI-1 includes these proteins:
- a CDS encoding SLC13 family permease: MSEVTCTPIESAENKTKNASSISTLLLKWAVTILIPLAIWLSPIPLESNHKLFLALTMWAVVTWVVEVLPNEMVAMTLPVLYLVSGLAPANVIFDAFGAIPVWTTPGAMLIGLAIMVTGLGKRIAFWTLLRMKNYTVFSLSVAITIIGVVLMFICPDNLARFAVLAPIAISICQIMGYQPKSKEATVLMLVAFFAGAASGIGILTSASQNIMVNSLYTEAVGHPIKWVEWAAHNFIPSLFWITFSLISAIIIYRPQKNINQANQNEAIRKKVTEQYQQLGAFNVRELRVLLYVVAIIGVYLLQPVLNFTFAPDWVFVLILPLIFLPSVGLLEKEDFEKINLNIMFFIAGAISIGVVAGHIGFSKVLAGSLAPMLQGSPLKIMAIIWFFGVAVNFVLTPLAALATFTDLLVGIAAKLGLGALPLVYTLNYAMDIYILPYEYAILLFAFGYGYMNFRDVFKALCIRSVLGFILLTCICYPYWKLVGLF; encoded by the coding sequence ATGAGTGAAGTGACCTGTACACCCATTGAATCAGCAGAAAACAAAACTAAAAATGCATCAAGTATAAGTACATTACTCTTAAAGTGGGCCGTAACTATTTTAATACCCTTGGCAATTTGGCTTTCACCGATACCCTTGGAGTCTAATCACAAGTTATTTTTAGCACTTACCATGTGGGCCGTTGTTACCTGGGTGGTTGAGGTATTACCTAACGAAATGGTAGCCATGACACTGCCAGTCCTTTATTTAGTTTCTGGTCTTGCACCGGCTAACGTTATCTTCGATGCCTTTGGAGCTATTCCTGTTTGGACAACTCCCGGTGCCATGCTGATTGGTTTAGCCATTATGGTAACCGGCTTAGGGAAAAGGATTGCTTTCTGGACACTTTTACGAATGAAAAATTACACAGTGTTTTCCTTATCCGTAGCCATTACGATTATTGGTGTTGTCCTTATGTTTATTTGTCCTGATAACTTGGCGCGATTCGCTGTACTTGCTCCCATTGCCATTAGTATCTGCCAGATCATGGGTTATCAGCCTAAAAGTAAAGAGGCTACCGTCTTAATGCTGGTGGCGTTCTTTGCCGGGGCTGCTTCCGGAATCGGTATTCTTACCAGTGCATCACAAAACATCATGGTGAACAGCCTTTACACCGAAGCTGTAGGTCATCCCATCAAATGGGTGGAGTGGGCTGCACATAACTTTATTCCTTCATTATTCTGGATTACTTTTTCATTAATATCTGCCATTATCATTTATCGACCTCAAAAAAATATTAACCAAGCCAATCAAAACGAAGCTATTCGCAAAAAGGTTACTGAACAGTACCAGCAATTGGGTGCCTTTAATGTTAGGGAATTAAGAGTGCTGCTTTATGTGGTTGCTATTATTGGTGTGTATCTTTTACAACCAGTTTTAAACTTTACCTTTGCCCCAGACTGGGTCTTTGTACTAATTTTACCCTTGATTTTCCTACCTAGCGTTGGCCTGTTAGAAAAGGAAGATTTTGAAAAGATTAACCTGAACATTATGTTCTTCATTGCCGGTGCTATTTCCATCGGCGTGGTGGCTGGTCATATTGGTTTTAGTAAGGTTTTGGCTGGCAGCTTGGCACCTATGCTGCAAGGATCTCCCTTAAAGATTATGGCTATTATTTGGTTCTTTGGTGTGGCAGTTAACTTTGTTCTGACACCTCTGGCTGCTCTGGCAACCTTCACAGACTTACTGGTGGGCATAGCTGCTAAACTGGGGTTGGGTGCTCTTCCTCTTGTTTATACCCTTAACTACGCGATGGATATTTATATCTTACCTTACGAATATGCCATCCTGTTGTTTGCCTTTGGTTATGGTTATATGAACTTTCGGGATGTATTTAAAGCCCTTTGTATTCGTTCTGTTTTAGGCTTCATCTTATTAACCTGTATTTGCTATCCCTATTGGAAATTAGTTGGCCTCTTCTAA
- a CDS encoding LysR family transcriptional regulator — protein MRLEQLYYIVEVDKQKSISKAAKQLYISQPSLSSAISNLEDELNTKIFIRSQNGVEATEAGRIVVEKASRIVQEAEEIKNMFTEQTVKGNINVTTMPAICNFIILEVFSSFKEEYPHINIHIREEDNTNILRELDSGDTDIGIIGLCDYEKKDFLVKARKNNIYYEDLFLDELCFYAGPNNPLSYKHQVSIEEIYNYPLVIYKNNVSDKDLEEFGNTKHLNILRFNDRESIKRMASQGNGLALLPRVMSLNDIYVLSGKLVPLDIANLKIPLSIGIVYKKSYLPVIQKEFILYLKNIIANIIK, from the coding sequence GTGCGATTAGAGCAGCTGTATTACATCGTAGAAGTTGACAAACAAAAATCCATATCCAAAGCTGCTAAGCAACTTTATATTTCACAACCTTCCCTTAGTTCTGCCATCAGCAACCTGGAAGATGAATTAAATACTAAAATTTTCATTCGATCTCAAAACGGTGTTGAAGCCACCGAAGCGGGCCGAATTGTTGTTGAAAAAGCCTCCCGAATTGTACAGGAGGCTGAGGAAATTAAAAATATGTTTACCGAACAAACCGTAAAGGGTAACATAAACGTTACCACCATGCCGGCCATCTGTAATTTTATTATCCTGGAGGTATTCTCCAGTTTTAAGGAAGAATATCCCCATATAAATATTCATATTCGAGAAGAGGACAATACAAATATCCTACGGGAACTAGACAGCGGTGACACAGACATCGGAATAATTGGCCTATGTGATTATGAAAAAAAAGATTTTCTGGTAAAAGCCAGAAAAAATAATATTTATTATGAAGATCTGTTTTTAGATGAGTTATGCTTCTATGCAGGACCTAATAACCCTTTATCCTATAAGCATCAGGTGAGCATAGAAGAGATATACAATTATCCTTTGGTTATCTATAAAAATAACGTATCAGACAAGGACTTAGAGGAGTTTGGTAATACTAAACATCTAAATATTTTACGTTTTAACGACCGGGAAAGTATTAAAAGAATGGCATCTCAAGGAAATGGGTTGGCATTGTTACCCCGTGTTATGTCGTTAAATGACATCTATGTACTCTCGGGAAAATTGGTACCGTTAGATATTGCAAACCTAAAGATACCTCTCTCTATCGGTATTGTATATAAGAAGAGTTATTTACCTGTTATACAAAAGGAATTTATTTTGTACTTAAAAAACATTATTGCAAATATAATAAAATAA